CGCGACTACTTCCGCATGGACGTGGCGCCGACCCGGCAGGCCGTGGCCGAGCTGGTCGAGGACGGGACCCTGCTGCCGGTGCAGGTCGAGGGCTGGCGCCGGCCGGCGTACCTCCACCGCGACGCGCGGCTGCCCCGCCGCGTCGACGCGGCCGCGCTGCTGAGCCCCTTCGACCCGGTGGTCTGGGAGCGCTCGCGTGCCGAGGCGCTGTTCGGCTTCCGCTACCGCATCGAGATCTACGTGCCGGCGGCCAAGCGCGTCCACGGCTACTACGTCCTGCCCTTCCTGCTCGGCGACACCCTGGTCGCGCGGGTGGACCTCAAGGCCGACCGGGCCGCGGGAGTCCTGGTCGTGCAGGGGTCCTTCGCCGAGCACGACGCCCCGGCGTCCACCGCTGAGGCGCTGGCGGGCGAGCTCGCCGTGCTGGCCGTGTGGCTGGGGCTGGAGCGGGTGGAGGTCCGGCCCCGTGGGGACCTGGCCGCGAGTCTCGACGCGGCGGTGCGCGCGCTCGGGGGCCGTGGGCCGCTGCAGGTCTGTAGGTAGAGTGCAGCCGTGCCTGCCATCATCGACAAGATCCTGCGCATCGGCGAGGGCAAGATCCTCCGTCAGCTCGAGGCCGTCGCCAAGGCCGTCGACGCGATCGAGGACGACTTCGTCTCGATGAGCGACGACGAGCTGCGCGGCATGACCGACGAGCTCAAGAAGCGCCACGCCGACGGCGAGAGCCTCGACGACCTCATGCCCGAGGCGTTCGCGACCGTCCGTGAGGCCGCCAAGCGGGTGCTCGGGCAGCGGCACTACCCCGTGCAGATCATGGGCGGCGCGGCCCTGCACCTCGGCAACATCGCCGAGATGAAGACCGGTGAGGGCAAGACGCTCGTCGCGACCCTCCCGACGTACCTCAACGCCCTGACCGGCAAGGGCGTGCACGTGGTCACCGTCAACGACTACCTCGCGACCTACCACGCGGAGTGGATGGGCCGCGTCTACGGCTTCCTCGGCCTGACCACCGGCATGATCGTCCCGGACATGAGCCGCTCGGCGCGGCGCGAGGCCTACGCCTGCGACATCACCTACGGCACCAACAACGAGTTCGGCTTCGACTACCTGCGCGACAACATGGCCAACTCGCTGGAGGAGTGCGTCCAGCGCGGCCACTACTTCGCGATCGTCGACGAGGTCGACTCGATCCTCATCGACGAGGCCCGGACCCCGCTGATCATCTCCGGCCCCACCCAGGACGAGGTCCGGTGGTACCCCGAGTTCGCGACCATCGCCGAGCGCATGGTCAAGGACGAGGACTACGAGGTCGACGAGAAGAAGCGCACCGTCTCGGTGCTCGAGGGCGGCATCACCAAGGTCGAGGACTACCTCGGCATCGACAACCTCTACGACTCGGTGAACACCCCGCTGATCTCGTTCATGAACAACGCGATCAAGGCCAAGGAGCTGTTCCGCAACGACAAGGAGTACGTCGTCATCGACGACGAGGTGCTCATCGTCGACGAGCACACCGGCCGCATGCTCCACGGCCGCCGCTACAACGAGGGCCTGCACCAGGCGATCGAGGCCAAGGAGGGCGTCAAGATCCGCGAGGAGTACCAGACCCTCGCCACGATCACGCTGCAGAACTACTTCCGCCTCTACGACAAGCTCGGCGGCATGACCGGCACGGCGATGACCGAGGCCAGCGAGTTCGACAAGATCTACAAGCTCGGCGTCGTGCCGATCCCGACCAACCGCCCCATGGCGCGCATCGACCAGCCCGACCTGGTCTACCGCACCGAGGAGGCGAAGTACGAGGCCGTCGCCAAGGACATCGCCGAGCGGCACCGCGTGGGCCAGCCGGTGCTGGTCGGCACGGTCTCGGTGGAGAAGTCGGAGTACCTCTCCGCTCTGCTCAAGAAGCACGGCGTCCCGCACTCGGTCCTCAACGCCAAGGCCCACGCCAACGAGGCCAAGATCGTGGCGCTCGCCGGTCACAAGGGCGCGGTCACGGTCGCGACCAACATGGCCGGTCGAGGCACCGACATCATGCTCGGTGGCTCGGTGGACTTCCTCGCCGACGACGAGCTGCGCAAGCAGGGCCTCGACCCGGTCGAGCACGCCGACGAGTACGAAGCGGCGTGGCCGGCCATGGTCGAGCGGATCAAGGCCCAGGTCGGCGCCGAGCACGACGAGGTCAAGGAGCTCGGCGGCCTCTACGTCCTCGGCACCGAGCGGCACGAGTCGCGCCGCATCGACAACCAGCTGCGTGGTCGGTCCGGTCGTCAGGGCGACCCGGGCGAGTCGCGGTTCTACCTCTCGCTGCAGGACGAGCTCATGCGGCTGTTCAAGTCGGACTGGGTCGACTGGGTGCTGACCACCCTCAAGGTCCCCGACGACGTGCCGATCGAGAACAAGCGCGTGACCAACTCCATCGCGTCGGCGCAGAGCCAGGTCGAGGCGCAGAACTTCGACTCCCGCAAGAACGTCCTGAAGTACGACGACGTGATGAGCCGTCAGCGCGAGGTGATCTACGCCGAGCGCCGCGCGGTCCTCGAGGGCGCCGACCTGCACGACCAGATCAGCACCATGATCGACGACGTGGTCGCCTCCTACGTCGGCGAGGCGACCTCCGGGTTCCCCGAGGAGTGGGACCTGGAGAAGCTCTGGACCGCCCTCAAGCAGCTGTGGCCGGTCGGCCTCAGGCTCGACCAGGTGGTCGCGGAGGCCGGCGGCATCGACGGGCTCGACCGCGAGGAGCTGGTCGACCAGCTGCGGGCCGACGCCCACGCGGCGTACGCCGCCCGCGAGGCCGAGTTCGGCGACGAGGTGATGCGTGAGCTCGAGCGGCGCGTCGTGCTCTCGGTGCTCGACCGCAAGTGGCGCGAGCACCTCTACGAGATGGACTACCTCCGCGAGGGCATCGGCCTGCGCGCCTACTCCCAGCGCGACCCGCTGGTGGAGTACCAGCGCGAGGGCTTCGACATGTTCACCGCGATGATGGACGCGATCAAGGAGGAGTCGGTCGGCTTCCTGTTCAACATCGAGGTGGAGGTCGGCGCCGAGGACGAGGACGAGCAGGCGGTCCCGGACGGCGAGACCCCCTTCGAGATCAGCGCGGCCGCGGCGGCGCAGACCTCGCAGGCCCACCCGCAGATCCATGCCAAGGGTCTCGACCGGCCGCAGCAGCCGCAGTCGGAGCTGACCTACAGCGCGCCGACCGAGACGGGGGAGACCGAGGTGCACCGCGACGGTGCCGCCGACGACAGCTACTCCGGCATCGGGCGCAACGCGCTGTGCCCCTGCGGCTCGGGCAAGAAGTACAAGAAGTGCCACGGGAGCCCCAACGGTCCCGACGGCACGACCGCCCGCATCAGCTGAGCTCGAGCGCCGTACACACCCAGCGCTCCTGCTGCCGGTCCAGGCGCAGGGCGAGGGCGCGCGAGCGCCTGCCCTGGCGCAGGTGCACGCTCACCTCGGCGACCGACGGCGCCGGGCGGCTGACGTGCACGCTGCGCACCTGGGCCAGGGCTGTGGACCGCAGGGGCAGGGCGTCGGCGTCGGTGGTCGCCGCGAGCTGCACCAGGCGCGTGCGGCGCTCGAGGTCGCGGAAGACCTCGCGGCTGGTCCACCGCACGAGCTGACCGACCGGCCGGTGACCGCCGACCACCTCGACCAGCGCCTGCGCGAAGCGCACCGTCCACGCGCGCAGCTCGCGGTCCGCGACGTCAGGAGTGCGGCACGCGGGTGGCGCGGTGACGGGTCCCGGGTTGAGGGGGCCGGGCTCGTCGGGGACGAGGTGGAGGGCCAGGGTGCCCTGCACGACGGGTCGCGCGGGGTCCTGGGGCTCGGGGACGAGGCGGGTGACCACCGGCGCGGGAAGGGCCTGGGGCCGGGGACGGGTCATCGTGCTGCTCCTGCGGGTCGGGTGCGGACGGGGTGCGGGGAGTCGGGGGAGCCGGGGGAGGTCGCCGCGCGCCAGCCGTCCGGGACGACGAGCCGGGCGCCGGCGACGAGCACGTCCGGGTCGGGCCCGAGGGTCGCCCGGTTGAGGCGGTGCAGCCGGGGCCACGCGCGAGCGACCTGCCCGTCGGAGGCCGACGGACCGAGCAGCGTCGCGGTGATGCTCCACAGGCAGTCGCCGGGCCGTGCCGTCACGGTGCGGGGCGCGACCCGGGGGTGCCGGTGGGTCTCGCGCGGGTGCGCTGCGCGCTCGGGAGCGGCGCCGGTCGGCAGGCCGGGCAGCGGCAGGCCGTCGAGGAGCCCCCAGCCGCGCGGGTGAGCCGGGTGGTCGGCCACCGGCTGGGCGCCGGGGGTCGTCAGGCAGCCGCCGACCAGGACCACGAGGAGCGAGCGGACGAAGGCCGGGCGCAGGCACGCCCGGGCGGCGCGCGGCGCCGGACGGGAGGGGTGGCGTCCCAGGTCACGGGCGCAGGCGAGCACGGCGGCGGCGAACCACGCGCCGCAGATCGCCATCCCGGTCCAGGCGGTGGCCTCGAGGGCCGCGGACACCCGAGCCGGGTCGCCGGGGGCCAGGCCCGCTCCGTGCCCCGGCCCGACCAGCGTCGCCGCGGCGGCGCGGAGGCCGCGGACCGAGACGGTGGTGGCGGCCACGGCGAGGCTCTGCAGCGCGCCGGTCGCCAGGACCAGGCGCAGGCCTCGGGAGGTGGGGGACACGGGTGCTCCGATCGGGTCGAACAAGTCGATGACCAGTCTTAACCCGTGTTTGACTGAGTTTGCAAGAGTTTGGCCTCGATCTTGTGGAGGACGCGGTGGGCTGGCACGGTGGACCGATGGGCTGGGAAGAGCGACTGCTGGGCGTGCTCGACGACCTCGAGCAGCAGGCCGAGGGGCTGGCGCTGGCGGCGCGCGACGTCGATGTGGCGGAGCTGGGCCGGGCGGAGTACGCCGAGGTCGACCTGGCGGCGCGTCTGCACGCCTCGGTCGGCCGGGTGGTCCAGCTGGACCTGCCGGGCTGGGGCCGGCGTGAGGTCGTCCTGGAGCGGGCGGGCCGGGGATGTGCCGTGGTCCGCGAGGCGCGTCCGGGCGCGCAGGCCGCGGTGCTCAACCTCGACCACCTGCGCGGCGCGTCGGGCCTGGACCCCGGCGCGCGGCCGGAGGAGCTGCGTCGCGTGACCGCCCGGCTCGGGCTCGCCTCGGCGCTGCGCCACCTCGCCGAGGAGGTCGAGCGGGTCACGGTCGTGCGCACCGACGGCGAGCGTCGCACCGGGGCGCTGGCGAGGCTGGGGGCCGACTTCGTCGAGGTGGTCGGCGAGGCCGGGCACGTCGAGGTGCTGCCGCTCGCGGTGGTCGTCGCGGTCTCGCCGGCCTGAGGGGCCAGGGTCGGCCAGGGACGGGCTCGCCGAGCCGGTCGCGTCAGGTCAGGTCAGGTCTTGGTCTGGCCCTTGATCTGGGCCTCGGTCTCGGCGTACATCCGCTGGATGAAGGCCTCGAGCTCGTCGCGCTCGATGCGCCACTGCCCCCGCCCGCCGATCTTGAGGGCCCGGATCTCGCCCCGCTGCACCAGCGCGCTGACCTGCGCGAGCGAGGTGTTGAGCACCTCGGCCACGTCGTTGAGCGTGAGGAACCGCGGACCGTCGGTCATGGGGCCATCGTGACACCTGGGACCACACGAGGACGGAATTTGCCCCGGCCTGTGGACAACTCTCGTTCGGGTGGTGCCGGAGGGGGTATCAAGTCCGCGTGACCTCGACAGCTCCTCCCCGGCAGGACGGCCGCACCGACGTGCCAGCCCCGCCGCCGGCAGTCCGGCTGGTGCGCCCCGGCTGGCGCGACCCGCGCCTCGTGGTGGGCCTCCTGCTGGTCTGCGCCTCGGTCCTGCTGGGCGCCCGCCTGCTCGCCTCGGGTGACGACACGACGCCGGTGTGGGCCACCGACGGCCCCGTCGCGGCAGGGGCCGGCCTCACCGCCTCCGACGTGCGTGTGGTGCGCGTGCGCTTCTCCTCCGAGGCCGACGCCGGCCGCTACCTCTCAGCAGATGCGCCCCTGGGCGCCGGCCTGGTCGCCACCCGCGACCTCGGCGAGGGCGAGCTCGTGCCCGCCGACGCCGTGCGCGCCGGGGGCGGGTCGCTGCGCCAGCTCCCGCTCACGCTCCCGTCCGGAGCCGTGCCGCCGGCCGTGCGGGTCGGCACCCGCGTCGACGTGTGGGCCGTCCCGCGTGAGGCAGGCGGCTCCGCGTCGGCCGGCGCACCGGGCGCGTCCGCGACGGCGAGCCGGCTGCTGCTGGAGGACGTCCCGGTGCTGGCCGTCGGCCGCGGGGGAGTCGGCGGCCCGGAGGCGCTGCAGCAGGTCGTGGTCGGGCTGCCGGCCTCGACCGACGTCGCGCCGGTGGTCGAGGCCCTCGGCAGGGGCACCGCCCTGCTCGTGGGGCGCCCGTGACGGGCGCGGACGGCGCCCGCCTCGGCGTGCTGCTCGCCGGTGACGGCGAGGACTGGGAGCGACCCGCCCTCGACACCCTCCAGGGCACACGCGACCTCGTGCTGCTGCGCCGCTGCCTCGACCTGACCGAGCTGCTCGCCACCGCCACCAGTGGCACCGCCCAGGTGGCGGTGGTCGGTCACCGCAGCCACGGGCTCGACCGCGACGCGGTCGACCGGCTGGCCTCCGCGGGGGTCAGGGTGGTCGTGGTCGTGGCGGACGCCGGCACCAGCGCGTCGTCGTACTCCCAGGAGTGCGAGCGCCTCGAGCGGCTGGGCGTCGCCTCGGTCCTGCCCGCCGCCGCGGTCGGCGCCGACCTCGCCCGGGTGGTGCGCGAGGCCGTCGTGCACGACGTGGCAGCCGCCGGCCCGGACCTCCCCGGCCCCGTGCCTCTTCCCGAGGGTGCCGAGGGGCGCCTCGTCGCGGTGTGGGGCGCCCACGGCGCCCCCGGCCGTACGACGGTCGCGGTCGGCCTGGGCGCGGTGCTGGCGGCGCAGGGCGTGCCGGTGGTGGTCGTCGACGCCGACCCGCACGGCGGCGCGGTGGGCCAGCACCTGGGGGTCCTCGACGAGGCGTCGGGACTGCTCGGCGCGGTGCGCCTGGCCAACGCCGGGTCGCTCGACCCGGCTCGTCTGGCCGCGAGTGCCCGCACGGTGGAGCCGGGGCTGGCGGTGCTCACCGGCCTGCCGCGGGCCGACCGCTGGCAGGAGGTCCGCCCCGGGCCCCTCGGCGACGTCCTCGACGTCACGCGTGCGCTGGCCGACCTCGTGCTGGTCGACGCGGGCGCCGGCCTCGAGCCACCGCCCGCTCCCGGGCTGCCGGTCCCGCGCACGCGCGAAGCGCTGGTCAGCGGCGTGCTGGAGGCGGTCGACGAGGTGCTGGTCGTGGCCTCGCCGGACCCCGTGGGCCTGACCCGGCTCGCCCGGTCCCTGGTGGACCTGCGCGCGGTGCGCCCCGGCGGGCCCTCGGTGGTCGTGGTCAACCGCATGCGGTCCGGGCTGGGCTGGCGCGAGCGCGACGTGACCGACATGGTCGCCCGGCTCTGCCCCGCGGCGTCGGTCGTGTTCGTGCCCGACGACCCGGCCACCGCCGACAAGGCGCTGGTCGGGGGACGCACCGTGGCGCAGGTCGACCCACGGGGGGCCACGCGCCTGGGCACCGGGCTGGCCCGGGTGGCGGCCGCCCTGACCGCGGGCGCCGCGCTCAGACGGTGAGCAGCAGGTAGAGCCCGCCGACGGTGAAGACCACCATCACCACCAGCAGCGGCAGCTGGCCGGTGAGCTGGTGGCGGCGGGGCAGGAGCTTCATCGCCTTGTCGTGCGCCGCCACGACGCCGAGCACGTGGCCACCGACGATCGAGACCACCTTGGTGTAGGCCAGCAGCGTCTGGTGCTGCGAGAGCCAGTAGCTCACCTGGAGGTCGGCGGTGCCCAGCAGGTCGGAGCCGTCGCCCATCGGGTCGCTGAGGTAGACCAGCGTCTGCTGGCCGTACTCCACCAGCAGCGTGAGGTAGTGGGCGATGACGTAGCCCACGATGATCGGGACCAGTGACGGGGCGAACCTCAGCGGCAGGTCGCCGCGGTAGCCGTCGCCGGCGGACGGTGCGGCGAGCGTGGCGAGCCCGAACAGCCCGGCGACCAGGAGCCAGAAGCCCATCAGCGCCAGGGTGTCGAGCAGGCTCTTGTCGACCCCGAGGTCGGTGGTGACCCGCAGCCAGGCGAGGGACTCCTTGAACGAGTCGAACGCCGTGCTGCCGAGCAGGATGCCGGTCAGGGCCAGGAGACCGGGCACGGGCCGCAGCCCGTCGAGGTTGGCCAGGGGGGAGCGGACGACCAGCACGCCGTCGGCGCGCCGCCCGAACACCGAGAGGTGGCCGACGAGCGTCGAGTAGGCCTCGAAGGGGTCGGCGGCCGCGATCCACCGCTGGCCGAAGACCGCGGCGCCCACGAGCACCACCGCGAAGTAGACCGCGAACCACAGCTGCACGGGCCCGAGGAAGCTCGAGCGCGGGTAGACCAGCTCGAGCCAGGTGAAGGCGAAGATGCCGAACGCGGCCGGCCACACGCCGACCCACGGCGGCAGGGTGGCCACGCCCTCGTCGGGGTCGCCGCCGGTCACCCGGGACAGCAGGAGGTGGACGGTCCGCAGCGGGTTGACCGCGCGGTAGAAGGGTCCGAACAGCAGCGACATCGGCACCAGCCCCACCCACAGCCACACGTAGACCACGCCGAGGGTGGGGTTGATCGCCGAGTCGGGGCCGAAGTGCGCCGCCCAGATGACGTAGCCGGTGAAGACGAAGCCGAGCAGCCGCAACGCCCAGGAGACCGGGCCTCCGTCGACGGCTCGGGCGAGCGCGGCCGGGAGGGGGCGGCCCGCGGTCTCACCGTCGAACCGCGGCCGCCGCCACGCCAGCACCAGCACGGCGAACGAGACGGCGAGGGCGGCAGCGCCGCCGGCCAGGGCGAACGGCAGCGAGATCGGGAGGTCCTGCGCGCCGCCGATGCCGTGCGTGAAGACCTTCACACTCACTCCTGGGTGGTCAGCGGTCGTCCGGGCGTCGATCAGTGAAACAATCCCACGTCAGGCGACGCCGAGCGGAGGAGGGCACGCGGTGGAGCGACTGCGCCCGGGGGACGTGGCCCTGCTCGACATCGAGTCGGGCGGCCCGCCCATGCACGTGGCGACCGTCGAGGTCTTCGAGCCAGGACCCGAGGGCTTCGACCACGCGAGGCTGCTCGCGCTGATCGGTGACCGGCTGGCCTTCGTGCCGCGCTACCGCCAGCGGCTCCTCCCGGTGCCGGGCGGTCTCGCCGCGCCGGTGTGGGTCGATGACGCCGACTTCGACCTGACCTACCACGTGCGCGAGTCCGCCGTGCCCCGACCGGGCACGATGGCCCAGCTCGAGGAGCTGGTCTCCCGCATCATCGCCCGCCCGCTCGACCGCAGCCGACCGCTGTGGGAGATGTACCTCATCGAGGGGCTCGAGGACGGGCGCGTGGCGATCCTGGCCAAGTCCCACCAGACGCTCGTCGACGGCGTCTCGACGATCGACCTGGGCCAGGTCATCCTCGACCACGACACCGTGGCGCGCGAGCGCATCCCCGACGACTGGGTGCCCCGCCGCGAGCCGTCCGCGCTGAGCATGCTGGCCGCCGCGGCCCAGACCCGCGCCGCCGCTCCCGACGTGACCGCGCCCGCCCGGGCCGTCGCCCGGGCCGCGCTGCGGCACAACCCGCTCGCCCTCGGCGTCCGGGCCGGGCGATCGGCGCCCGAGAGCCCGCTGCAGACCACGCTCTCGCAGCAGCGCCGCTTCCACACGGTGCGCACCGACCTCGACGACTACCGCCAGGTCCGCCGCTTCCACGGCGCCACGGTCAACGACGTCGTGCTCGCCACCGTCACCGGTGCGCTGCGGTTCTGGCTGATGACGCGTGCGGAGTCGGTGCACAGCAGCCGGCAGCTCCGCGCGATGGTCCCGATGTCCGTGCTCGACAACGACCTCGAGCCGACCTCGCTCGGCAGCCAGGTCACCGGCACCGTCCTCGCCCTGCCGATCGGCGAGTCCAGCCCGGTCGTGCGGCTCCACCAGGTCTCCTACGCCCTCAAGGCCCACAAGGACACCGGCAAGGCGGTCTCCGCGCTGCGGCTGATCGGGGTCGGCGGGTTCGCGCCCACCACGTTCCACGCCCTCGGTGCCCGGGTCGCGGCCGACTCCCGCGGTCGCGAGTTCAACCTGGTGGTCACCAACGTCCCCGGACCGCAGTTCCCGCTCTACGCCGCCGGGGCCCGGATGCTCGAGACCTATCCCGCCCAGCCGCTGCTGCCGGACCACGCGATGGCGATCGGCGTGACGTCGTACGACGGCGGGGTCTACTACGGCATCACCGCCGACCGCGACGCGATCCCCGACGTCGACGTCGTCGGGCAGTGCCTCAGCGAGGCGCTGGCCGAGCTGGTCGACACCACCTCCGAGACGCGCATGCGGGCACCGCGCGGTCGCACGGCGGACGGCCCCCTCGATGGCTGAGTCGACCGAGGAGTCCTGACGTGCGGGTCTACCTCCCCGCGGGTCCGGCCCTGCTGCGCGAGCTCCAGGAGACCGGCCGGCTCGCTGCCGACCCGGAGCGCACGGCCTACGCCGTGACACCCGAGGTGTGCGCCGAGCTCGGCGTGGGCGCCGACGACGAGGAGGCGGAGTACGCCGTCCTGGCGGTCGCCGCGGCCGACGCCGTCGCGCTCACCGGCGAGGTCGCCCGCCGGGTCGTGCTCGTGCTCGAGACGAACGCCACCGCCCGCGAGGGTGCCCTGGTCTCGGTGCCGCACGAGGTGCCGCTGAAGCGGGTCGAGGCGGTCCAGGCCGACGACGCCGACGCGGAGCCGCTGGTGCGCGCCGCGCGCGACGGCGACTCGTCCGCGACGGCGGCGCTGGAGGACCACGACCTCGGCTGGTTCGCCACCCAGGAGCTCGGCCAGGTCCTCGAGGTCCTTCGCGGCTAGGTTTCGGGGTTCGGTCCGCTCGCACCTCAGCCAGCGCGGAGGGTCGTGGCACGATCGGGGTCATGGACGCCGTGACGCACACCCCGCAGCCGGTGAACGAGCCCAACCTCACCTACGCCCCCGGCAGCCCCGAGCGCGAGGCGCTCCTCGCCGAGCTGGTCCGCCAGGAGGCCGAGCAGCCCGACCTGCCGGCCGTCATCGGCGGCGAGCACACGATGGGCGGAGGCCCCGAGCACCGCGTGGTGCAGCCCCACGACCACCAGCACGTGATCGGCGTGACCAAGGCGGCCAGCAAGGCCGACACGAGGGCGGCGATCGCCGCGGCGACCGAGGCGGCCCCGGCCTGGCGGGCGCTGTCGTTCGACGACCGCGCGGCGATCCTGCTCAAGGCCGCCGACCTGCTCGCCGGTCCGTGGCGGCAGCAGCTCAACGCCGCGACCATGCTCGGGCAGTCCAAGACCGCGTTCCAGGCCGAGATCGACGCGGCGTGCGAGCTGATCGACTTCTGGCGGTTCAACGTCCACTTCGCGCGGCAGGTCCTCGCCGAGCAGCCGATCGCCAACTCGCCGGGGGTGTGGAACCGCACCGACCACCGTCCGCTCGAGGGCTTCGTCTACGCGGTGACCCCGTTCAACTTCACCGCGATCGCCGGCAACCTGCCGACCGCGCCGGCCCTCATGGGCAACACCGTCATCTGGAAGCCGTCGCTGACCCAGCAGCGCGCCGCCAGCCTCACCATGGAGCTGCTCGAGGAGGCAGGGATGCCCCCGGGCGTGATCAACCTGCTGCCCGGGCCCGGACCCGAGGTCTCCGACGTCGCGCTGGCCCACCCCGACCTCGCGGGGCTGCACTTCACCGGCTCGACGCCGACCTTCCAGTCGCTGTGGCGCACGATCGGGGACAACCTGACCCGCTTCCGCTCCTACCCCCGCATCGTGGGGGAGACCGGGGGCAAGGACTTCGTCGTCGCGCACCCCTCGGCCGACCCCGACGTGCTGCGCACCGCGCTGATCCGCGGCGCCTTCGAGTACCAGGGCCAGAAGTGCTCCGCCGCGTCCAGGGCGTACGTCGCGCGGTCGGTCTGGGAGCGCATCAAGGACCAGCTGGTGGAGGAGACCGAGGCGATCGCCGTGGGTGACGTCACCGACCTGTCCAGCTTCATGGGCGCGGTGATCGACGACCGGGCGTTCGACAAGCACCGCCGGGCGATCAACCGGGCGAAGCGCTCCTCCAAGCTCGAGGTGCTGGCCGGCGGCAAGGTCGACGACAGCGTGGGGTGGTTCGTCCGCCCGACGATCGTGGAGTCCTCGACCCCCGACGACGAGATGTTCCGCACCGAGTACTTCGGGCCGATCCTCGCGGTCTCGGTCTTCGACGACGACCGCTTCGAGGACGCCGTCGACCAGATGGAGTCGTTCGCGCCCTACGCCCTCACCGGGTCGGTGGTCGCGCAGGACCGCCGGGCCGTGGCGTGGGCGAGCGAGCGCCTGCGGTTCGCCGCGGGCAACTTCTACGTCAACGACAAGCCGACGGGCGCGGTCGTGGGGCAGCAGCCGTTCGGCGGTGGTCGGGCCTCGGGCACCAACGACAAGGCGGGCGCGGCCAGCAACCTGCTGCGGTGGACCTCCCCGCGCAGCATCAAGGAGACGCTGGTCCCGCCGACCGACTACCGCTACCCGTCCATGGGCTGAGCCGGTGAGCCCCGTCTGGCTGGTGGCCCAGCACCTCGGGAGCCTGCACGGCTACGAGAAGCTGCTCGTGCTCCTCGTGGCCTTCGGGCCGTTCGTGGTGCTGTGGTTCGCCGTGCGCTACGCCAACCGGCGCAACGCCGCCGAGGACGCCCAGGACACGCAGGACGCGC
This genomic window from Nocardioides marmoribigeumensis contains:
- the secA gene encoding preprotein translocase subunit SecA — protein: MPAIIDKILRIGEGKILRQLEAVAKAVDAIEDDFVSMSDDELRGMTDELKKRHADGESLDDLMPEAFATVREAAKRVLGQRHYPVQIMGGAALHLGNIAEMKTGEGKTLVATLPTYLNALTGKGVHVVTVNDYLATYHAEWMGRVYGFLGLTTGMIVPDMSRSARREAYACDITYGTNNEFGFDYLRDNMANSLEECVQRGHYFAIVDEVDSILIDEARTPLIISGPTQDEVRWYPEFATIAERMVKDEDYEVDEKKRTVSVLEGGITKVEDYLGIDNLYDSVNTPLISFMNNAIKAKELFRNDKEYVVIDDEVLIVDEHTGRMLHGRRYNEGLHQAIEAKEGVKIREEYQTLATITLQNYFRLYDKLGGMTGTAMTEASEFDKIYKLGVVPIPTNRPMARIDQPDLVYRTEEAKYEAVAKDIAERHRVGQPVLVGTVSVEKSEYLSALLKKHGVPHSVLNAKAHANEAKIVALAGHKGAVTVATNMAGRGTDIMLGGSVDFLADDELRKQGLDPVEHADEYEAAWPAMVERIKAQVGAEHDEVKELGGLYVLGTERHESRRIDNQLRGRSGRQGDPGESRFYLSLQDELMRLFKSDWVDWVLTTLKVPDDVPIENKRVTNSIASAQSQVEAQNFDSRKNVLKYDDVMSRQREVIYAERRAVLEGADLHDQISTMIDDVVASYVGEATSGFPEEWDLEKLWTALKQLWPVGLRLDQVVAEAGGIDGLDREELVDQLRADAHAAYAAREAEFGDEVMRELERRVVLSVLDRKWREHLYEMDYLREGIGLRAYSQRDPLVEYQREGFDMFTAMMDAIKEESVGFLFNIEVEVGAEDEDEQAVPDGETPFEISAAAAAQTSQAHPQIHAKGLDRPQQPQSELTYSAPTETGETEVHRDGAADDSYSGIGRNALCPCGSGKKYKKCHGSPNGPDGTTARIS
- a CDS encoding Rv3235 family protein, whose translation is MTRPRPQALPAPVVTRLVPEPQDPARPVVQGTLALHLVPDEPGPLNPGPVTAPPACRTPDVADRELRAWTVRFAQALVEVVGGHRPVGQLVRWTSREVFRDLERRTRLVQLAATTDADALPLRSTALAQVRSVHVSRPAPSVAEVSVHLRQGRRSRALALRLDRQQERWVCTALELS
- a CDS encoding helix-turn-helix domain-containing protein, whose product is MTDGPRFLTLNDVAEVLNTSLAQVSALVQRGEIRALKIGGRGQWRIERDELEAFIQRMYAETEAQIKGQTKT
- a CDS encoding AAA family ATPase; the protein is MTGADGARLGVLLAGDGEDWERPALDTLQGTRDLVLLRRCLDLTELLATATSGTAQVAVVGHRSHGLDRDAVDRLASAGVRVVVVVADAGTSASSYSQECERLERLGVASVLPAAAVGADLARVVREAVVHDVAAAGPDLPGPVPLPEGAEGRLVAVWGAHGAPGRTTVAVGLGAVLAAQGVPVVVVDADPHGGAVGQHLGVLDEASGLLGAVRLANAGSLDPARLAASARTVEPGLAVLTGLPRADRWQEVRPGPLGDVLDVTRALADLVLVDAGAGLEPPPAPGLPVPRTREALVSGVLEAVDEVLVVASPDPVGLTRLARSLVDLRAVRPGGPSVVVVNRMRSGLGWRERDVTDMVARLCPAASVVFVPDDPATADKALVGGRTVAQVDPRGATRLGTGLARVAAALTAGAALRR
- a CDS encoding WS/DGAT/MGAT family O-acyltransferase; translation: MERLRPGDVALLDIESGGPPMHVATVEVFEPGPEGFDHARLLALIGDRLAFVPRYRQRLLPVPGGLAAPVWVDDADFDLTYHVRESAVPRPGTMAQLEELVSRIIARPLDRSRPLWEMYLIEGLEDGRVAILAKSHQTLVDGVSTIDLGQVILDHDTVARERIPDDWVPRREPSALSMLAAAAQTRAAAPDVTAPARAVARAALRHNPLALGVRAGRSAPESPLQTTLSQQRRFHTVRTDLDDYRQVRRFHGATVNDVVLATVTGALRFWLMTRAESVHSSRQLRAMVPMSVLDNDLEPTSLGSQVTGTVLALPIGESSPVVRLHQVSYALKAHKDTGKAVSALRLIGVGGFAPTTFHALGARVAADSRGREFNLVVTNVPGPQFPLYAAGARMLETYPAQPLLPDHAMAIGVTSYDGGVYYGITADRDAIPDVDVVGQCLSEALAELVDTTSETRMRAPRGRTADGPLDG
- a CDS encoding DUF6912 family protein — translated: MRVYLPAGPALLRELQETGRLAADPERTAYAVTPEVCAELGVGADDEEAEYAVLAVAAADAVALTGEVARRVVLVLETNATAREGALVSVPHEVPLKRVEAVQADDADAEPLVRAARDGDSSATAALEDHDLGWFATQELGQVLEVLRG
- the pruA gene encoding L-glutamate gamma-semialdehyde dehydrogenase; its protein translation is MDAVTHTPQPVNEPNLTYAPGSPEREALLAELVRQEAEQPDLPAVIGGEHTMGGGPEHRVVQPHDHQHVIGVTKAASKADTRAAIAAATEAAPAWRALSFDDRAAILLKAADLLAGPWRQQLNAATMLGQSKTAFQAEIDAACELIDFWRFNVHFARQVLAEQPIANSPGVWNRTDHRPLEGFVYAVTPFNFTAIAGNLPTAPALMGNTVIWKPSLTQQRAASLTMELLEEAGMPPGVINLLPGPGPEVSDVALAHPDLAGLHFTGSTPTFQSLWRTIGDNLTRFRSYPRIVGETGGKDFVVAHPSADPDVLRTALIRGAFEYQGQKCSAASRAYVARSVWERIKDQLVEETEAIAVGDVTDLSSFMGAVIDDRAFDKHRRAINRAKRSSKLEVLAGGKVDDSVGWFVRPTIVESSTPDDEMFRTEYFGPILAVSVFDDDRFEDAVDQMESFAPYALTGSVVAQDRRAVAWASERLRFAAGNFYVNDKPTGAVVGQQPFGGGRASGTNDKAGAASNLLRWTSPRSIKETLVPPTDYRYPSMG